From the Exiguobacterium marinum DSM 16307 genome, the window TCGCGGTGAAAAAATCGTTGATGCGTAAACTACCTGGTCGACTTGTTGGACAAACAGTGGACGAGGATGGAAAACGTGGATTTGTCTTAACGTTACAGGCACGCGAACAGCACATTCGGCGAGATAAGGCAACGTCAAACATCTGTTCGAACCAAGCGCTCAATGCATTAGCTGCTTCGATCACAATGTCGGCTTTAGGAAAATACGGAATTCGTGACATGGCCGTTCGAAACATCCAAACAGCCCATTACATGAAAGAAGCATTAAAAGCTTCTGGATTCAAAATCGTTGATGAAGGTCCAATGTTCAATGAGTTTGTCGTTGACTTCGGACATGACGCGGAGGAAGTGTCACGTCATCTTCTCGAACATGGAATGATTGGCGGTCTACCGCTTGGTACGTACGAAGCGGAACGTCAGACACAAATGTTGGTTTGCGCGACGGAATTACGTACAAAAGAAGAGATTGATCAGTTTGTCGAAGTGGTTAGGGGGATGAAATGATGCAACACGAACAAACGCTAATTTTTGAAGTGTCACGTGAAGGACGGACAGGATATAACTTGCCGACACCAACTGTCCCTGAGGTTGACCTCGAGACACTGTTACCGGCTACGATGATTCGAAAAGAGGTAGCGGAACTTCCGGAAGTATCTGAACTCGATGTTGTCCGACATTATACCTCTCTGTCTACTCGAAACCATGGCGTGGATTCAGGATTTTATCCGCTCGGTTCGTGTACGATGAAATATAATCCAAAAGTGAATGAAGACATGGCCCGCCTTTCTGGGTTTGCGCATATTCATCCTTTGCAACCGGCGGAAACGATTCAAGGTGCACTTGAACTCATGGTGGACTTACAGGAGCAACTCGCTGAAATCACAGGTATGGACGAGGTCACGTTGCAACCCGCAGCTGGAGCGCATGGTGAATGGACGGGTCTCATGTTGATTAAAGCATTCCACGAGCGCAACGGGGATACGGCTCGTACGAAAGTTCTCGTCCCAGATTCTGCCCATGGAACGAATCCGGCCTCTGCAGTAGTTGCTGGATTCGAGACAGTGACGGTCAAATCGGACAATCGTGGACTCGTTGATTTGGATGATTTAAAAGCGAAGGTCGGAGCGGATACAGCGGCGCTCATGCTTACGAATCCGAACACACTTGGACTATTTGAAGCAGACATCCTTGAGATTTCAAAAGTGGTCCATGAAGCTGGTGGAAAATTGTATTATGACGGCGCGAACTCGAACGCAATCCTAGGTATCGCGCGTCCGGGAGACATGGGCTTTGACGTCGTCCACTTAAACTTGCATAAGACGTTCACAGGTCCACACGGTGGAGGTGGACCAGGTTCAGGTCCTGTCGGTGTCAAACGCGATTTGATTCCATTCTTGCCAACCCCGATCGTAACTAAGACGGAAAATGGATATGGTCTAGATTACGACCGTCCACACTCGATCGGTCGAATCAAACCGTTCTATGGGAACTTCGGGATCAATGTTCGGGCTTACAGCTATATCAAGACGATGGGTGCCGAAGGGTTGACGCGTGTTTCGCGAGAAGCTGTACTCAACGCCAACTATATGTTCGCTCGATTAAAAGATGCGTTTGACGTACCGTACGATACGTATTGCAAACACGAGTTCGTTTTGTCAGGTAAACGACAAAAAGCACTCGGAGTTCGTACGCTCGATATCGCAAAACGTCTTCTTGATTTCGGCTATCACCCACCAACCATCTATTTCCCGTTGAATGTCGAAGAGTGTATCATGGTGGAACCGACTGAAACCGAATCAAAAGAGACACTCGATGCTTTCTGTGATGCGATGCTTCAAATTGCAAAAGAGGCGGAAGAAAATCCGGAAATCGTTCAGACGGCTCCGCATACGACGGTCGTCAAACGTATGGATGAGACGCTCGCTGCTCGGAAACCGATTTTAAAATACGAACGTCGCGAAGCATCGTCAGTTAAATAAAAATGAGCGGGTCGA encodes:
- the gcvPB gene encoding aminomethyl-transferring glycine dehydrogenase subunit GcvPB; its protein translation is MQHEQTLIFEVSREGRTGYNLPTPTVPEVDLETLLPATMIRKEVAELPEVSELDVVRHYTSLSTRNHGVDSGFYPLGSCTMKYNPKVNEDMARLSGFAHIHPLQPAETIQGALELMVDLQEQLAEITGMDEVTLQPAAGAHGEWTGLMLIKAFHERNGDTARTKVLVPDSAHGTNPASAVVAGFETVTVKSDNRGLVDLDDLKAKVGADTAALMLTNPNTLGLFEADILEISKVVHEAGGKLYYDGANSNAILGIARPGDMGFDVVHLNLHKTFTGPHGGGGPGSGPVGVKRDLIPFLPTPIVTKTENGYGLDYDRPHSIGRIKPFYGNFGINVRAYSYIKTMGAEGLTRVSREAVLNANYMFARLKDAFDVPYDTYCKHEFVLSGKRQKALGVRTLDIAKRLLDFGYHPPTIYFPLNVEECIMVEPTETESKETLDAFCDAMLQIAKEAEENPEIVQTAPHTTVVKRMDETLAARKPILKYERREASSVK